A region from the Streptomyces tsukubensis genome encodes:
- a CDS encoding EI24 domain-containing protein, whose protein sequence is MNDLGKGFGYLMKGQRWVGGRGRWLGLGLLPGLLTLVLYLGALVGLVFGADDFVAWTTPFADGWSSPWLGIFRGTLTALTLGLGLFLAVITFTAVTLLVGQPFYESLSEEVDRSEGGEVPQSGNSFWRDLWISARDSVRIVLRVAVYGIVLFALGFVPVLGQTVVPVLGFCVTGYFLAEELTAVALQRRGMLLKDRLRLLRGRRMLTLGFGVPLALAFLVPFVAVFLMPGAVAGATLMARELAPVPPAPAPNNTNNTNNTNNADNTDRTADTDHGNAAAGPAAAPDRTATLPGAGYGGPVSYQHPGRAPQQPPR, encoded by the coding sequence ATGAACGATCTCGGCAAGGGCTTCGGCTATCTGATGAAGGGCCAGCGCTGGGTCGGCGGCCGCGGCCGCTGGCTGGGCCTCGGGCTGCTCCCCGGACTGCTGACCCTGGTGCTCTACCTCGGCGCCCTCGTCGGCCTGGTCTTCGGCGCCGACGACTTCGTGGCCTGGACGACGCCCTTCGCCGACGGCTGGTCCTCGCCCTGGCTGGGCATCTTCCGCGGCACCCTGACCGCGCTGACCCTCGGGCTCGGCCTCTTCCTCGCCGTGATCACCTTCACCGCCGTCACCCTCCTGGTCGGCCAGCCCTTCTACGAGTCGCTGTCCGAGGAGGTCGACCGCAGCGAGGGCGGCGAGGTCCCGCAGTCCGGGAACTCGTTCTGGCGCGATCTGTGGATCTCCGCCCGGGATTCGGTGCGGATCGTCCTGAGGGTCGCGGTGTACGGGATCGTCCTCTTCGCCCTCGGCTTCGTCCCGGTCCTTGGACAGACCGTCGTCCCGGTCCTCGGCTTCTGCGTCACGGGCTACTTCCTGGCCGAGGAGCTGACCGCGGTCGCCCTCCAGCGCCGCGGCATGCTCCTCAAGGACCGGCTGCGCCTGCTGCGCGGCCGCCGGATGCTGACGCTCGGCTTCGGCGTCCCGCTGGCGCTCGCGTTCCTGGTGCCGTTCGTCGCGGTCTTCCTGATGCCCGGCGCCGTCGCGGGCGCGACCCTGATGGCCCGCGAGCTGGCACCGGTCCCGCCCGCCCCTGCACCCAACAACACCAACAACACCAACAACACCAACAACGCTGACAACACCGACCGCACGGCCGACACCGACCACGGCAACGCCGCAGCCGGGCCCGCGGCCGCCCCGGACCGGACGGCGACGCTGCCCGGCGCCGGATACGGCGGCCCGGTGTCGTACCAGCACCCGGGCCGGGCCCCGCAGCAGCCCCCGCGCTGA